In Desulfuromonas acetexigens, the following proteins share a genomic window:
- the nusA gene encoding transcription termination factor NusA — MVTNLNHIIDQVVKDKGIDRAVLVEALESAVLSAANKKYRNTRDLEAHYNNELGEVEVFEFVTVVEEVQDSYKEIDLAEAQEVDPEVELGDSLGMKLDASNFSRIAAQTAKQVIIQKVREAEREGVFNEFQDRIGELVNGIVRRYERGDLIVDLGRAEALLPHREQVPRENYRQGDRVRAYISDVKMSTKGPQIIMSRTHPGVVAALFAFEVPEIAEGIVEIKAVSREPGSRAKIAVVSHDPDVDPVGACVGMRGSRVQNVVSELRGEKIDIIPWSPDTARFACAALAPAEVARVYVDADEQALEIIVPDDQLSLAIGKKGQNVRLAAKLIGWKIDIKSETRAAEIDQEESLLTAQEDDIAVESESDAAAGLAARHTRDELYEMAKEFDVPGRSAMTKEELARHLAPLVATDQADAADSAVSEES, encoded by the coding sequence ATGGTCACCAATCTTAACCACATCATCGACCAGGTAGTGAAGGACAAGGGGATTGACCGGGCAGTGCTGGTCGAAGCTCTGGAGTCCGCCGTGCTTTCGGCCGCCAACAAGAAATACCGCAATACCCGGGATCTTGAGGCTCATTACAACAACGAACTGGGTGAGGTCGAAGTTTTCGAATTTGTCACGGTCGTTGAAGAGGTTCAGGACTCCTACAAGGAGATTGACTTGGCCGAGGCTCAGGAGGTTGACCCTGAGGTTGAGCTCGGGGACTCCCTTGGGATGAAGCTGGATGCGAGTAATTTCAGCCGCATTGCTGCTCAAACGGCCAAGCAGGTGATTATCCAGAAGGTTCGCGAAGCTGAGCGGGAAGGTGTTTTTAACGAGTTCCAGGATCGCATCGGCGAGTTGGTCAACGGTATCGTTCGCCGCTATGAACGGGGTGATTTGATTGTCGATCTGGGCCGCGCGGAAGCTTTGCTTCCTCACCGGGAGCAAGTACCCCGGGAGAACTACCGTCAAGGGGATCGTGTGCGGGCCTATATTTCCGACGTTAAGATGTCGACTAAGGGGCCGCAGATCATCATGTCCCGGACCCATCCTGGGGTGGTTGCCGCACTCTTTGCTTTCGAGGTTCCGGAAATTGCCGAAGGAATTGTCGAAATCAAGGCGGTCTCCCGTGAGCCCGGCAGTCGTGCCAAAATCGCCGTTGTTTCCCACGATCCCGATGTTGATCCGGTGGGGGCATGTGTTGGCATGCGCGGTTCCCGGGTACAGAATGTTGTTTCCGAGCTGCGGGGAGAGAAGATTGATATCATCCCCTGGTCCCCCGATACTGCCCGTTTCGCTTGTGCGGCCCTGGCCCCTGCCGAAGTGGCACGGGTCTATGTCGACGCCGACGAGCAGGCGCTCGAAATCATTGTGCCTGATGATCAACTGTCCCTGGCTATTGGCAAGAAAGGACAGAATGTACGCCTTGCCGCTAAGCTCATTGGTTGGAAGATCGATATCAAGAGCGAGACCCGGGCTGCTGAGATTGATCAGGAGGAGTCTCTCCTGACGGCTCAGGAGGACGACATCGCCGTTGAGTCGGAGTCTGATGCGGCTGCCGGATTGGCCGCCCGCCATACTCGAGATGAGCTTTACGAGATGGCCAAGGAATTCGATGTCCCGGGACGAAGCGCCATGACCAAGGAAGAACTGGCGCGCCATCTTGCTCCTCTTGTCGCGACTGATCAAGCGGATGCGGCCGATTCCGCCGTTTCTGAAGAGAGTTGA
- the lptG gene encoding LPS export ABC transporter permease LptG: MSILHRYILHFFTRLLLLSLGAFAGIFLLVDFLEKVDDFLEHGAAISLYVLYLLNMLPVAVAQVIPLATLLAAFGTLGGLSKSNELTAMRGGGISIWKITLPLLISGLLLSAGLFFVNEFLIPVNQKKIHYILQNELRGKQEILFKRDNIWFREDGTIYHVRQSQPENNRLLGVTILEFDEQFHLISRQDAPLARFEEGVWIFEDLVSYRYDPDTSMIVERLRFPQKSLELAKKPEDFTETFYKAEQLGFFELRSLVEKMKNEGYNPRNYQVDMHARLAYPFTCLTMTMLGIPFALRKGRSASLAVGVTLSVAVGVVFFILQTLLTTLGYSAVIPPFIAAWSALLIFSLLAVWLLLSTRD, encoded by the coding sequence ATGAGCATTCTCCATCGCTACATTCTTCATTTTTTCACCCGCCTGCTCCTTCTGTCCCTGGGCGCTTTCGCCGGCATTTTTCTGCTGGTCGACTTTCTGGAAAAGGTTGACGACTTTCTGGAACATGGCGCGGCGATTTCCCTTTACGTTCTCTATCTGCTCAACATGCTTCCGGTCGCCGTGGCTCAGGTCATTCCCTTGGCGACCCTGCTTGCCGCCTTTGGCACCCTGGGGGGCCTGTCGAAAAGCAACGAGTTGACCGCCATGCGCGGGGGGGGCATCAGCATCTGGAAGATCACTCTACCGCTGCTGATCTCAGGCCTGCTCCTTTCCGCCGGGCTCTTTTTCGTGAATGAGTTTCTGATTCCCGTCAACCAGAAGAAAATTCACTACATTCTGCAAAACGAACTGCGCGGCAAGCAGGAAATTCTCTTCAAGCGGGATAATATCTGGTTTCGCGAAGACGGAACCATCTACCATGTTCGCCAGTCGCAACCGGAAAACAATCGTCTACTCGGCGTGACCATCCTCGAATTCGATGAGCAATTCCATCTGATCAGCCGCCAGGACGCCCCCCTCGCCCGATTCGAGGAGGGAGTGTGGATCTTCGAAGACCTCGTCAGTTATCGTTACGACCCCGACACCAGCATGATTGTCGAACGGTTGAGATTTCCCCAAAAGTCGCTGGAGTTGGCGAAAAAGCCCGAAGACTTTACGGAAACCTTCTACAAAGCAGAACAGCTTGGTTTTTTCGAGTTACGCAGCCTGGTCGAAAAAATGAAAAACGAGGGGTACAATCCCCGAAATTATCAGGTCGATATGCACGCCCGCCTGGCCTATCCTTTCACCTGCCTGACCATGACCATGCTCGGAATTCCCTTTGCCCTGCGTAAAGGTCGCTCCGCCAGCCTAGCTGTCGGCGTGACCCTTTCGGTAGCCGTCGGCGTGGTCTTTTTCATCCTCCAGACCCTGCTCACCACCCTCGGCTACTCAGCAGTCATTCCTCCTTTCATCGCCGCCTGGTCGGCGCTGCTGATCTTCTCCCTGCTGGCGGTCTGGCTGCTCCTTTCGACCCGGGATTAG
- the rimP gene encoding ribosome maturation factor RimP codes for MAQQTLLEQLTAIIEPILEGFGLELVELEYKHEGRDWFLRLFIDKPGGVTLDDCAEVSREVGAVLEVEDLIRTAYRLEVSSPGLDRPLKKIDDYQRFAGRLVKVKTFESLDPDQRGHARKTFSGILVGVEGDCVRIEQQDKKGGLVEIPFAGIDKGNLEFDF; via the coding sequence GTGGCTCAGCAGACATTGTTGGAACAACTTACCGCCATTATCGAGCCGATTCTTGAAGGTTTTGGTCTGGAATTGGTCGAGCTTGAATATAAGCACGAGGGACGGGACTGGTTTCTTCGCCTCTTTATTGATAAGCCGGGCGGCGTGACGCTGGATGACTGCGCTGAAGTCAGTCGCGAGGTCGGTGCCGTTCTGGAAGTCGAAGATCTCATCCGCACCGCTTATCGTCTGGAGGTTTCTTCTCCCGGTCTGGACCGGCCGTTGAAGAAAATCGACGATTATCAACGATTCGCTGGTCGTCTGGTCAAGGTTAAGACCTTCGAGAGTCTGGACCCCGATCAGCGCGGTCATGCCCGCAAGACCTTTTCCGGTATTCTGGTGGGGGTCGAAGGCGATTGCGTTCGTATTGAACAACAAGACAAAAAAGGTGGCCTTGTCGAGATTCCTTTCGCTGGAATCGACAAGGGAAACCTTGAATTTGATTTTTAA
- the infB gene encoding translation initiation factor IF-2, producing MGKTKVSELAQKLGLDSKEVMERLQKAGVEVKSERSFLEDEDLRKFEAQASPQTEVVEEERITSGVIRRRRKDVKPTTEAVAVESSSQVASASAEEKLSVPASTVTTEKPSVSEPSTVAPKEEAEPPSPSSHAPVSKDEPKEVVAEAPIVSQPEPQVVEKPVATVTSKEKSIESEVVVAAKSAVKTPEVKPTSTARPMTETKEREPQKATASRAKILGRVELPASAMQDNRGRDAGRPERSGGAAPGRRAPATREERPGTGAPRPTGGAPRPAGGSPRPAGGAPRGAGDAGSGRSFGGPAGGAPRGARGPSIPAPSTEVFPAKEARGGKKNKKGKGADYSDGSVGSDGAKRRQKREVFEPERGDRLRRGRKGAKAVKKTEVTVSKAIKRIIRISDVITVGELAKRMGVKANDLIKELMRQGTMVTINHPLDFETAALLANEFNYEVENVAFDEETVLEHASSRAGEAESLENLLPRPPVVTIMGHVDHGKTSLLDAIRATNVTEGEAGGITQHIGAYDVELGGKKVAFLDTPGHEAFTAMRARGAKSTDIVVLVVAADDGVMPQTKEAINHAKAAEVPILVAINKIDKPDANPDKVKQELTEFGMLPEEWGGETIYVEVSAKQRINIDQLLEMILLQAEVMDLKANPNKRAKGVIVEARLDRGRGPVATVLVQEGTLRIGDPIVTGVHYGRVRTMVDDRGGRVEAAGPSCPVEVTGLSGVPEAGDSFHSVEDEKTAKEVAQHRAQKVREAELAKSSKISLEQLYARIKEGDVKELKIIIKGDVQGSVEAVKDSLLKLSTDACRLIVIHTGVGGIIESDITLASASDAIVLGFNVRPEPKAASMAESEGVDIRLYNIIYDAVADIRDAMEGLLAPTLREKYLGRAEVRDTFVVSKVGTIAGSYVVDGKIVRGASVRLVRDNVVIWEGRMSSLKRFKDDVREVANNYECGIGLENYNDVKIGDVIEAFEIESIKTSL from the coding sequence ATGGGAAAGACAAAGGTTTCCGAATTGGCTCAGAAGTTGGGCCTGGACTCGAAAGAGGTCATGGAGCGGCTGCAGAAAGCCGGGGTCGAAGTGAAGAGCGAGAGAAGCTTTCTTGAGGACGAAGATCTGCGAAAGTTTGAAGCCCAGGCCTCACCGCAGACCGAAGTCGTCGAGGAGGAGCGGATTACCTCCGGCGTTATCCGTCGCCGGCGCAAGGATGTCAAGCCCACGACCGAGGCTGTGGCTGTTGAATCTTCTTCACAAGTCGCTTCTGCCTCCGCTGAGGAAAAGCTAAGTGTTCCCGCTTCCACGGTCACGACAGAGAAACCTTCTGTGTCCGAACCTTCCACTGTCGCGCCCAAAGAAGAGGCCGAGCCCCCTTCTCCCTCTTCACACGCTCCCGTGTCCAAGGATGAGCCGAAAGAGGTTGTCGCTGAAGCGCCGATTGTGTCTCAGCCTGAGCCGCAAGTTGTGGAAAAACCCGTTGCGACGGTAACGAGTAAAGAAAAATCTATTGAATCCGAAGTGGTCGTTGCGGCCAAGTCCGCAGTCAAGACCCCAGAGGTTAAGCCTACGTCTACGGCGCGTCCGATGACGGAGACCAAGGAACGGGAACCGCAAAAAGCAACAGCTTCTCGCGCCAAAATTCTAGGTCGGGTTGAACTGCCGGCTTCGGCGATGCAGGATAATCGCGGCCGTGACGCTGGTCGCCCCGAACGTTCGGGGGGGGCGGCTCCTGGACGCCGCGCGCCGGCAACCCGAGAGGAACGACCTGGCACCGGTGCCCCCCGTCCGACTGGAGGAGCCCCACGCCCAGCTGGTGGTTCCCCACGCCCAGCTGGTGGTGCGCCACGCGGGGCCGGTGACGCCGGTTCCGGTCGGTCGTTCGGTGGTCCCGCCGGCGGTGCCCCACGGGGTGCTCGAGGCCCTTCGATCCCGGCGCCTTCTACGGAAGTTTTTCCCGCCAAGGAAGCCCGTGGCGGCAAAAAGAATAAAAAAGGCAAGGGGGCGGACTACAGCGACGGTAGTGTTGGGAGCGACGGTGCGAAGCGTCGGCAGAAACGAGAAGTCTTCGAACCGGAACGGGGTGATAGGCTCCGTCGCGGTCGCAAGGGGGCTAAGGCCGTCAAGAAGACCGAAGTTACCGTTTCCAAGGCGATCAAGCGTATCATTCGTATCAGCGACGTGATTACCGTGGGCGAACTTGCCAAACGCATGGGGGTAAAGGCCAACGATCTGATCAAGGAACTTATGCGTCAGGGGACCATGGTGACCATCAACCACCCCCTTGATTTTGAAACCGCCGCGCTACTCGCCAATGAATTTAACTACGAGGTGGAGAACGTCGCCTTTGACGAGGAGACCGTTCTTGAGCACGCCAGCAGCCGTGCCGGAGAAGCGGAATCTCTCGAGAATCTGCTGCCGCGGCCGCCGGTCGTGACCATCATGGGTCACGTTGACCATGGCAAGACCAGCCTGCTCGATGCCATCCGTGCCACGAACGTCACCGAAGGGGAGGCCGGCGGGATCACCCAGCATATCGGGGCTTACGATGTCGAGTTGGGCGGCAAGAAGGTTGCTTTCCTCGACACCCCCGGTCATGAGGCTTTCACCGCCATGCGTGCTCGGGGAGCCAAGTCCACCGATATCGTTGTTCTTGTCGTCGCCGCTGACGATGGCGTCATGCCTCAGACCAAAGAGGCGATCAATCATGCCAAGGCCGCTGAGGTTCCGATTCTGGTGGCGATCAACAAGATCGACAAGCCCGACGCCAACCCCGACAAGGTCAAGCAGGAGTTGACCGAATTTGGCATGCTCCCCGAAGAATGGGGGGGAGAGACGATTTATGTCGAAGTTTCCGCCAAGCAGCGAATCAACATCGACCAGTTGCTGGAGATGATTCTGCTGCAAGCGGAGGTGATGGATCTCAAGGCCAATCCCAACAAGCGCGCCAAGGGTGTTATTGTCGAGGCCCGTCTCGATCGAGGGCGCGGTCCGGTGGCCACGGTTCTGGTTCAGGAAGGAACTCTGCGGATCGGCGATCCGATCGTAACCGGGGTCCATTATGGCCGGGTGCGGACTATGGTCGATGACCGGGGTGGGCGCGTCGAGGCGGCCGGCCCCTCCTGTCCTGTGGAGGTGACTGGTCTTTCCGGGGTGCCTGAGGCTGGTGATAGCTTCCACTCCGTCGAGGACGAGAAGACCGCCAAGGAAGTCGCTCAGCACCGTGCCCAGAAGGTCCGGGAAGCCGAGTTGGCCAAGTCCAGCAAGATATCCCTGGAGCAACTTTACGCCCGCATCAAAGAAGGGGATGTCAAAGAGCTCAAAATTATCATCAAGGGGGATGTTCAGGGATCCGTGGAGGCGGTCAAGGATTCGCTGCTCAAACTCTCCACCGATGCCTGTCGCCTGATCGTTATTCACACGGGTGTTGGCGGCATCATTGAGAGCGACATCACCCTGGCTTCGGCCTCCGATGCGATCGTTCTCGGCTTCAATGTTCGTCCTGAACCGAAGGCCGCGTCGATGGCCGAGTCCGAAGGGGTTGACATTCGCCTCTATAACATCATCTACGACGCTGTGGCCGACATCCGCGACGCCATGGAAGGTTTGCTCGCCCCGACCCTGCGTGAAAAATACCTGGGACGCGCGGAAGTACGCGACACCTTCGTGGTTTCCAAGGTCGGTACGATCGCCGGTAGCTATGTGGTTGACGGCAAGATCGTGCGCGGTGCCAGCGTTCGCTTGGTGCGGGACAATGTCGTGATCTGGGAAGGCCGCATGAGTTCACTCAAACGTTTTAAGGACGATGTCCGCGAGGTCGCGAACAACTATGAGTGCGGTATTGGCCTGGAAAACTACAACGACGTCAAAATCGGTGACGTGATTGAAGCCTTTGAGATAGAGTCGATCAAGACTTCGCTCTAG
- the pyrH gene encoding UMP kinase, with product MNDAKPVYRRILLKLSGEALAGNQGYGIDPDVIVGIAEEIREVTALGTQVALVIGGGNIFRGVAAASKGMDRASADYMGMLATVMNSLAMQDALEKVGVATRVQSAIDMQQVAEPYIRRRAVRHLEKGRVVIFGAGTGNPYFTTDTAASLRAMEIGAEVILKATKVDGVYTADPAKDKDAVKFSTLTYLDVLKRGLQVMDATATSLCMDNHLPIVVFDLTCRGNIMRVVLGEPIGTIVKGD from the coding sequence ATGAACGACGCAAAACCGGTATATCGAAGAATTCTACTTAAGCTTAGCGGCGAAGCCTTGGCCGGCAATCAAGGCTACGGCATTGATCCCGATGTCATCGTCGGGATTGCGGAGGAAATCCGTGAGGTCACGGCCTTGGGCACCCAGGTGGCGCTGGTGATCGGTGGCGGCAATATTTTCCGCGGCGTCGCTGCCGCTTCCAAAGGTATGGATCGCGCCAGCGCCGACTATATGGGGATGCTGGCGACGGTCATGAACAGCCTCGCCATGCAGGACGCTCTGGAAAAGGTCGGGGTGGCTACCCGCGTGCAGTCGGCGATTGACATGCAGCAGGTGGCCGAGCCTTACATTCGTCGTCGTGCCGTGCGCCACTTGGAAAAGGGTCGGGTGGTGATTTTCGGCGCGGGCACCGGCAATCCCTACTTTACCACCGATACCGCCGCCAGCCTGCGGGCCATGGAGATCGGCGCCGAGGTCATTCTCAAAGCAACCAAGGTCGACGGGGTCTATACTGCCGATCCGGCCAAGGATAAAGATGCTGTCAAGTTTTCGACCCTGACCTATCTGGATGTCCTGAAAAGGGGCTTGCAGGTCATGGATGCCACCGCCACTTCCCTGTGCATGGATAATCATCTGCCGATCGTGGTCTTCGATTTGACCTGCCGTGGCAATATCATGCGGGTCGTGCTCGGCGAACCTATAGGTACGATTGTCAAAGGAGATTAA
- the rpsB gene encoding 30S ribosomal protein S2 → MAQITMKQLLEAGVHFGHQTKRWNPKMKPYIFGARNGIYIIDLQKTVRYFRTAQEFIKQTVENGDKILFVGTKKQAQDAIMEETLRAGQYFVNNRWLGGMLTNFSTIKGSIDRLKKIEAMSQDGTYDLITKKEALQLERERAKLEKSLGGIKNMTKLPGAIFVIDPKKETIAVKEARKLGIPVVAVVDTNCDPDDIDYIIPGNDDAIRAIRLFASKMAEACIEGSQARENTIRTDSEGADQVEAVETVAEQSAEA, encoded by the coding sequence ATGGCTCAGATCACCATGAAACAACTGTTGGAAGCCGGTGTCCATTTCGGACATCAGACTAAACGCTGGAATCCGAAGATGAAGCCTTATATCTTCGGCGCTAGAAATGGCATCTACATTATCGACCTGCAGAAGACCGTCCGTTATTTTCGGACCGCTCAAGAGTTTATCAAGCAGACCGTCGAGAATGGCGACAAGATCCTCTTTGTCGGGACCAAGAAGCAAGCTCAGGACGCCATCATGGAAGAGACCCTGCGCGCCGGCCAATACTTTGTTAATAACCGTTGGCTCGGCGGCATGCTGACCAATTTTTCCACCATCAAGGGGAGCATTGATCGTCTCAAGAAGATCGAGGCTATGTCCCAAGACGGGACCTATGATCTGATCACCAAGAAAGAGGCGCTGCAGTTGGAGCGTGAGCGCGCCAAGCTGGAAAAAAGCCTTGGCGGGATCAAGAATATGACCAAGCTTCCCGGCGCCATTTTCGTCATCGATCCCAAGAAAGAGACGATTGCCGTCAAGGAAGCCCGTAAGTTGGGCATCCCTGTGGTGGCGGTAGTCGATACCAACTGCGATCCCGATGATATTGATTACATTATTCCTGGTAACGATGATGCCATTCGCGCCATTCGCCTCTTTGCCTCGAAGATGGCGGAGGCCTGCATTGAAGGCAGCCAGGCTCGCGAAAATACTATCCGCACCGACTCCGAAGGGGCCGATCAGGTCGAAGCGGTGGAAACTGTGGCCGAGCAGTCGGCCGAGGCCTGA
- a CDS encoding DUF448 domain-containing protein, with product MAEKRHMPKRTCLGCRQVMEQHDLVRYVLSPDGELLVDYRGRLPGRGAYTCLSRECLALAVQRRQFQRTFRRDALVVDPVVLNVALLAAIEGKIVNLLGMAKKSGVVLSGGKLVLDAMAVPGQVAVVMLAEDVSSGIADKIISSATYRQIPCWRLLDKERLGRMLGKEERSVVALKAGALAESVKTEMLRYKQMVGEI from the coding sequence ATGGCCGAGAAACGGCATATGCCCAAGCGTACCTGTCTCGGTTGCCGACAGGTTATGGAACAGCATGACCTGGTTCGGTATGTCCTCTCCCCCGACGGTGAACTTCTGGTCGACTATCGGGGACGTCTTCCGGGGCGCGGCGCTTATACGTGTTTGAGCCGGGAGTGTTTAGCTCTGGCGGTTCAGCGACGCCAGTTTCAACGGACATTTCGGCGGGATGCTCTAGTCGTTGACCCGGTGGTTTTGAATGTAGCGCTCTTAGCCGCCATCGAGGGTAAGATTGTCAACCTCCTGGGGATGGCTAAGAAGTCGGGTGTCGTATTGTCCGGCGGTAAACTGGTCCTTGACGCAATGGCGGTTCCAGGGCAGGTCGCGGTGGTCATGCTGGCCGAGGATGTGTCTTCCGGTATCGCCGATAAGATTATCTCAAGTGCGACGTACCGGCAGATTCCTTGCTGGAGGCTGCTTGATAAAGAGCGTCTCGGAAGAATGCTAGGCAAGGAAGAGCGCAGTGTGGTCGCGCTCAAAGCGGGTGCGTTAGCCGAATCGGTTAAGACGGAAATGTTACGATACAAGCAGATGGTAGGGGAGATTTGA
- the lptF gene encoding LPS export ABC transporter permease LptF — protein MSIRRIHRYIAREIGVPTLLALVVFTFVLLMGRILKLMELVINKGVPAIEILQLFSYLIPTFLVITLPLAFLLGVMLGFGRLSSDSEIIALKASGVSLYYMFKPVLALAVLTALLTALLTLVLGPAGNRAFREQIFNIAAKRANVGIQPHVFNAEFDDLVLYVDDEDEENNIFKGVMISDQRTGSSPSIIFAQQGRIFSDPEALTLTLRIENGAIHRATPGKEADQIIRFSTYDVNLNMGQQLEQAEKRPPKPAEIRSRELAKTLFPDSGNKPENPKLAIEFHSRLIFPLAPLLFALIGVPLGVHAQRSGRSGNFSIALFVFLSYYLSLSLAETLVVESGFPAAFSLWFPSLLFFIGGLILFHRAAQERRLSLWDQVLSLWKGRKGGGT, from the coding sequence ATGTCCATCAGGAGAATTCATCGCTATATCGCCAGGGAGATCGGAGTCCCCACCCTTCTTGCCTTGGTCGTCTTCACTTTCGTGCTGCTCATGGGGCGCATCCTCAAGTTGATGGAACTGGTCATCAACAAAGGGGTTCCTGCCATTGAGATCCTTCAGCTTTTTTCCTATCTGATCCCTACTTTTCTGGTCATCACTCTACCCCTCGCTTTTCTGCTCGGGGTAATGCTCGGATTCGGGCGCCTTTCTTCGGACAGCGAAATCATCGCTCTCAAGGCCTCTGGCGTCAGCCTCTATTATATGTTCAAGCCAGTATTGGCCCTGGCCGTGCTCACCGCCCTGTTGACCGCGTTGCTCACCCTCGTCTTGGGTCCGGCCGGAAACCGGGCCTTTCGTGAACAGATTTTCAACATCGCTGCCAAACGAGCCAATGTCGGCATTCAACCCCATGTCTTCAACGCCGAATTCGATGATTTGGTGCTGTATGTCGACGATGAGGACGAAGAAAATAACATTTTTAAAGGGGTGATGATTTCTGACCAAAGAACCGGGTCGAGTCCATCGATCATTTTCGCTCAGCAGGGCAGAATTTTTTCCGACCCCGAAGCCCTGACCCTCACCCTGCGCATCGAAAATGGCGCCATTCATCGCGCCACGCCGGGCAAGGAAGCCGATCAGATCATCCGTTTTTCTACCTACGACGTGAACCTGAATATGGGACAACAACTGGAGCAAGCAGAAAAACGACCGCCGAAACCGGCAGAGATACGCTCCCGTGAACTCGCCAAAACCCTGTTCCCCGATTCCGGCAACAAGCCGGAGAACCCCAAACTGGCCATCGAGTTTCACAGTCGACTGATATTCCCCCTGGCCCCCCTCCTCTTTGCCCTGATTGGAGTACCCTTGGGGGTGCATGCCCAGCGTTCCGGCCGTAGCGGCAACTTCTCCATCGCGTTGTTCGTCTTCCTCAGCTATTACCTCTCCCTCTCCCTAGCTGAAACCCTGGTGGTCGAATCGGGCTTTCCTGCCGCTTTCAGCCTCTGGTTTCCCAGCCTGCTCTTTTTCATCGGCGGACTCATCCTCTTCCATCGCGCCGCTCAGGAACGGCGACTGTCCCTCTGGGATCAGGTCCTTTCCCTGTGGAAGGGGCGCAAGGGGGGCGGGACATGA
- a CDS encoding DUF362 domain-containing protein, translating into MKITDECIACGACVDTCPVSAIVEAGDKYKITDDCTECGACADSCPVSAIVA; encoded by the coding sequence ATGAAAATCACTGATGAATGTATCGCCTGCGGCGCTTGCGTCGACACCTGCCCGGTCAGCGCCATTGTCGAAGCCGGCGACAAGTACAAGATCACCGATGATTGCACCGAATGCGGCGCCTGTGCCGACAGCTGTCCGGTCAGCGCGATCGTGGCTTAA
- the frr gene encoding ribosome recycling factor produces MTKDIVSKARSAMDKAIESLKKDFTKVRTGRASVSLLDDVRVDYYGTPTPLSQLGTLAIPEPRLITIQPWEKKLLPEIEKAIFKADLGLTPSSDGQLIRMAIPPLTEDRRKEMVKMLKRMVEDTKVAVRNVRRDANDAVKKLAKDKEISEDDAKRVEKEIQDLTDKFVAKADEVVAVKEKEVMEI; encoded by the coding sequence ATGACCAAGGATATTGTCAGCAAAGCCCGTTCAGCAATGGACAAGGCTATCGAATCGTTGAAGAAAGATTTTACGAAAGTCCGCACCGGTCGTGCTTCGGTATCGCTTCTTGACGATGTGCGCGTGGACTATTACGGAACGCCGACCCCTCTTAGCCAGTTGGGTACGCTGGCGATTCCCGAACCCCGACTGATCACCATTCAGCCTTGGGAAAAGAAACTTCTGCCGGAAATCGAGAAGGCCATTTTTAAAGCCGATCTCGGGCTGACCCCGAGTTCCGACGGGCAGTTGATCCGCATGGCGATCCCGCCTCTGACCGAGGACCGGCGTAAAGAGATGGTAAAGATGCTCAAGCGCATGGTCGAAGATACGAAGGTTGCGGTGCGAAATGTTCGCCGAGACGCCAACGATGCGGTAAAAAAGCTTGCCAAGGATAAAGAAATTTCCGAAGATGACGCCAAGCGCGTCGAGAAGGAGATCCAGGATCTCACCGACAAGTTCGTGGCCAAGGCCGATGAGGTCGTGGCGGTCAAGGAGAAGGAAGTGATGGAGATCTAA
- the tsf gene encoding translation elongation factor Ts, whose product MAQITASMVSELRAKTGAGMMDCKKALTETGGDIETAIDYLRKKGLSAAAKKAGRVAAEGMVTAAGQGRIGAIAEVNAETDFVAKNTAFQAFSAGVAEAVIDHAPKDLESLMAVAFPGTGRTVAEEQTHQIATIGENINVRRFARFAVDAGVVTSYVHAGGKIGVLVELATAKEDDERVLTLARQLAMHVAAANPQFLDRQEVPAEVVDREKEIMRVKAKESGKPDHLVEKILDGQINKFFGEVCLLEQAYVIDPDHKVTKVVEALAKEIGAPVKLTRFARFQLGEGIEKKEDDFASEVASLVK is encoded by the coding sequence GTGGCACAGATTACAGCATCGATGGTATCGGAACTGCGCGCCAAAACTGGCGCCGGCATGATGGATTGCAAAAAAGCTCTGACCGAAACCGGCGGGGATATAGAAACGGCGATCGACTACCTGCGGAAAAAAGGCCTCTCTGCCGCGGCTAAGAAGGCGGGCCGGGTTGCTGCCGAGGGAATGGTGACCGCTGCCGGCCAGGGCCGGATTGGTGCGATTGCTGAAGTTAATGCCGAGACCGATTTCGTGGCCAAGAACACCGCTTTTCAGGCTTTTTCTGCCGGAGTGGCCGAGGCCGTTATCGACCATGCTCCGAAGGACCTCGAGTCTTTGATGGCCGTGGCGTTTCCCGGTACTGGCCGCACTGTCGCCGAGGAGCAGACTCACCAGATCGCCACCATTGGTGAGAATATCAACGTGCGGCGCTTTGCCCGTTTTGCTGTTGACGCCGGCGTGGTGACTTCCTATGTTCATGCTGGCGGCAAGATCGGCGTGCTGGTTGAGCTCGCTACCGCCAAGGAAGATGACGAGCGAGTACTGACTCTGGCGCGACAGCTGGCTATGCATGTGGCCGCTGCCAATCCTCAGTTTCTTGACCGTCAGGAAGTTCCTGCCGAGGTTGTCGACCGGGAAAAAGAGATTATGCGCGTCAAGGCCAAGGAGAGCGGCAAGCCTGATCACCTGGTCGAGAAGATTCTCGATGGCCAGATCAACAAGTTCTTCGGAGAGGTCTGCCTCCTTGAGCAGGCCTATGTCATCGATCCCGATCATAAGGTCACCAAGGTGGTCGAGGCTCTCGCTAAGGAGATCGGTGCTCCGGTTAAGCTTACCCGTTTCGCCCGTTTCCAGTTGGGTGAAGGCATCGAGAAAAAAGAAGACGATTTCGCCTCGGAAGTTGCCTCACTCGTCAAGTAA